One window of the Conexibacter sp. SYSU D00693 genome contains the following:
- a CDS encoding rhomboid family intramembrane serine protease yields MAGAPDLFVVCKKCGSEVSPYITECPYCGTRLRKRAPKIDRGSGEAQPAEPRRRMPRPTLGPLRSGEIPGLRVDPIGKPRATIALLALSLVGYLVLSFVEPVDVALSDLGGEQWRLLTASFTYVDVWYQLPVLLAVGIYGWRLELRHGALLVIALFLAAGVGGNAVAAAVEPDPFVLGAPGAALGLLTAWALPDLLRARRGEEHDGDLLGTLVLALVLGLLPLATEEASAVAELVGLGVGAVVGALLLRTEANR; encoded by the coding sequence ATGGCGGGCGCCCCCGACCTGTTCGTGGTCTGCAAGAAGTGCGGGTCGGAGGTGAGCCCGTACATCACCGAGTGCCCGTACTGCGGCACCCGGTTGCGCAAGCGCGCGCCGAAGATCGACCGCGGCAGCGGCGAGGCCCAGCCCGCCGAGCCGCGCCGGCGGATGCCGCGCCCGACGCTCGGGCCGCTGCGCTCGGGCGAGATCCCCGGCCTGCGCGTGGACCCGATCGGCAAGCCGCGGGCGACGATCGCCCTGCTCGCGCTGTCGCTCGTCGGCTACCTCGTCCTGTCGTTCGTCGAGCCGGTCGACGTCGCGCTCTCGGACCTCGGCGGCGAGCAGTGGCGGCTGCTCACGGCGTCGTTCACCTACGTCGACGTCTGGTACCAGCTGCCGGTCCTGCTGGCCGTGGGCATCTACGGCTGGCGGCTCGAGCTGCGCCACGGCGCGCTGCTGGTCATCGCGCTGTTCCTCGCCGCCGGCGTCGGCGGCAACGCGGTCGCCGCCGCCGTCGAGCCCGACCCGTTCGTGCTGGGCGCCCCGGGCGCCGCCCTCGGCCTCCTGACGGCCTGGGCGCTGCCGGACCTGCTGCGCGCGCGCCGCGGCGAGGAGCACGACGGAGACCTGCTCGGGACCCTCGTCCTCGCGCTGGTCCTCGGGCTGCTGCCGCTGGCCACCGAGGAGGCCAGCGCGGTCGCCGAGCTCGTCGGCCTCGGGGTCGGCGCCGTGGTCGGTGCGCTGCTGCTGCGCACCGAGGCCAACCGCTAG
- a CDS encoding carboxylate-amine ligase yields the protein MEHAFTGPSFTLGIEEELMIVDEQSHDLVNAIESLLEQAPSGTGIKPELMESVCEIATDPHPNTAAAGDQLRLLRRQVTDAAQQRGLTIGSAGTHPFAMWEDQRIVARPRYRDLISELRFVARQELIFGMHVHVGLDDPDKAIHVANGMRVHLPVLLALSANSPFWRADGTGLASTRMPIFRAFPRVGVPPSYRDWDDYAKEVGFMVEAGVMEDYTWLWYDVRPHPKLGTVEIRVCDAQTRVEHTLGLAALIQAMVRELAIHFEEGRHLGEYPWQMLDENKWLAARHGLEGELVDLPSSERVSTRTLARRLLDRLRDHAQDLGSAAELDGVEDILARGNGAARQVVVYEANHDLREVMSEIVKATAGDPEAP from the coding sequence ATGGAGCACGCCTTCACCGGGCCGAGCTTCACCCTCGGGATCGAGGAGGAGCTCATGATCGTCGACGAGCAGTCCCATGACCTGGTGAACGCCATCGAGTCGCTGCTCGAGCAGGCGCCGTCGGGCACCGGGATCAAGCCCGAGCTCATGGAGTCGGTCTGCGAGATCGCCACCGACCCGCACCCGAACACGGCCGCCGCGGGCGACCAGCTGCGCCTGCTGCGCCGGCAGGTCACCGACGCCGCGCAGCAGCGCGGGCTGACCATCGGCTCGGCGGGGACGCACCCGTTCGCGATGTGGGAGGACCAGCGCATCGTCGCGCGCCCCCGCTACCGCGACCTCATCTCCGAGCTGCGCTTCGTCGCGCGCCAGGAGCTCATCTTCGGGATGCACGTCCACGTCGGCCTCGACGACCCCGACAAGGCCATCCACGTCGCCAACGGCATGCGCGTGCACCTGCCGGTCCTGCTCGCGCTGAGCGCCAACTCGCCGTTCTGGCGCGCCGACGGCACCGGCCTGGCGTCGACCCGCATGCCGATCTTCCGCGCCTTCCCGCGCGTGGGCGTCCCGCCGTCCTACCGCGACTGGGACGACTACGCCAAGGAGGTCGGCTTCATGGTCGAGGCCGGGGTCATGGAGGACTACACGTGGCTCTGGTACGACGTCCGCCCGCACCCGAAGCTCGGCACCGTCGAGATCCGCGTGTGCGACGCGCAGACACGCGTGGAGCACACGCTCGGCCTGGCGGCGCTGATCCAGGCGATGGTCCGCGAGCTCGCCATCCACTTCGAGGAGGGCCGGCACCTCGGCGAGTACCCGTGGCAGATGCTCGACGAGAACAAGTGGCTCGCCGCGCGCCACGGCCTGGAGGGCGAGCTCGTCGACCTGCCCTCGTCGGAGCGCGTGAGCACCCGCACCCTCGCGCGCCGCCTGCTGGACCGCCTGCGCGACCACGCGCAGGACCTCGGCTCGGCCGCCGAGCTCGACGGCGTCGAGGACATCCTGGCGCGCGGCAACGGCGCCGCCCGCCAGGTCGTCGTCTACGAGGCCAACCACGACCTCCGCGAGGTGATGTCGGAGATCGTGAAGGCCACCGCGGGCGACCCGGAAGCGCCGTAG
- a CDS encoding class I fructose-bisphosphate aldolase, producing MTTAEMTSSRLEELLGADGASLLTHECKTIPASNLHLPGPDFIDRVFTDTDRPVNVLRNLQWLHNSGRLTGTGYVSILPVDQGIEHSGGASFAPNPLYFDPENIVKLAIEGGCNAVASTVGVLGAVSRKYAHKFPFIVKLNHNEFISYPNAYDQIAFGSVRKAWELGAAGVGATIYFGSQESRRQIVEIAEAFEEAHRLGMFTVLWCYLRNSAFKVDGVDYHTAADLTGQANHLGVTIEADIIKQKLPETNGGYTALNQNGSYGKTNKLVYEKLTTDNPIDLTRYQVANCYLGRAGLINSGGASAGETDLQEAVTTAVINKRAGGMGLISGRKAFQRPMDEGIGLLNAIQDVYLSPEVTIA from the coding sequence ATGACCACTGCCGAGATGACCAGCTCGCGCCTCGAGGAGCTCCTCGGCGCGGACGGGGCCTCGCTGCTCACGCACGAGTGCAAGACGATCCCCGCCTCGAACCTCCACCTGCCGGGGCCCGACTTCATCGACCGGGTCTTCACGGACACCGACCGGCCGGTCAACGTCCTGCGCAACCTCCAGTGGCTGCACAACTCCGGCCGGCTCACCGGCACGGGCTACGTCTCGATCCTCCCCGTCGACCAGGGCATCGAGCACTCGGGCGGCGCGTCCTTCGCGCCCAACCCCCTCTACTTCGACCCCGAGAACATCGTGAAGCTCGCGATCGAGGGCGGCTGCAACGCGGTCGCCTCGACGGTGGGCGTGCTCGGCGCGGTCAGCCGGAAGTACGCGCACAAGTTCCCCTTCATCGTGAAGCTGAACCACAACGAGTTCATCTCGTACCCCAACGCCTACGACCAGATCGCCTTCGGGTCGGTCCGCAAGGCGTGGGAGCTCGGCGCGGCCGGCGTCGGCGCCACGATCTACTTCGGCTCGCAGGAGTCGCGCCGCCAGATCGTCGAGATCGCGGAGGCCTTCGAGGAGGCCCACCGCCTCGGGATGTTCACCGTCCTCTGGTGCTACCTGCGCAACAGCGCCTTCAAGGTCGACGGCGTCGACTACCACACGGCCGCCGACCTCACGGGCCAGGCCAACCACCTCGGCGTGACGATCGAGGCGGACATCATCAAGCAGAAGCTGCCGGAGACCAACGGCGGCTACACGGCGCTCAACCAGAACGGCTCGTACGGCAAGACGAACAAGCTCGTCTACGAGAAGCTCACGACCGACAACCCGATCGACCTCACCCGCTACCAGGTGGCCAACTGCTACCTCGGCCGGGCGGGCCTCATCAACTCGGGCGGCGCCTCGGCGGGCGAGACGGACCTCCAGGAGGCCGTGACCACCGCCGTCATCAACAAGCGCGCCGGCGGCATGGGCCTCATCTCGGGGCGCAAGGCCTTCCAGCGCCCGATGGACGAGGGCATCGGCCTGCTCAACGCGATCCAGGACGTGTACCTCTCCCCCGAGGTCACGATCGCCTAG
- a CDS encoding nitroreductase family deazaflavin-dependent oxidoreductase, translated as MALTHVDPSRQHGLARRAYMGVLRTPPGRWIAINIASRVDPWLLSHSNGRVGFGLMIPSALLETTGAKSGQPREATVLYFHEGDEVVLIASSFGREKHPSWYHNLKAHPACRLGGEPFVAKEVADPDECERLFAQAVRIFPGYADYQKRTAPIGRRIPVMRLTPATARP; from the coding sequence ATGGCCCTCACGCACGTCGACCCCAGCCGCCAGCACGGGCTCGCGCGGCGCGCCTACATGGGCGTGCTGCGCACGCCGCCCGGGCGGTGGATCGCGATCAACATCGCCTCGCGCGTCGACCCGTGGCTGCTGAGCCACTCCAACGGGCGCGTCGGGTTCGGGCTGATGATCCCGAGCGCGCTGCTGGAGACCACGGGCGCGAAGTCCGGCCAGCCGCGCGAGGCGACGGTCCTGTACTTCCACGAGGGCGACGAGGTCGTCCTCATCGCCTCGAGCTTCGGCCGCGAGAAGCACCCGTCCTGGTACCACAACCTCAAGGCCCACCCCGCGTGCCGCCTCGGCGGCGAGCCGTTCGTCGCCAAGGAGGTCGCGGACCCCGACGAGTGCGAGCGCCTCTTCGCGCAGGCCGTCCGGATCTTCCCGGGCTACGCCGACTACCAGAAGCGCACGGCGCCGATCGGCCGGCGCATCCCGGTCATGCGGCTCACGCCCGCGACCGCCCGGCCCTGA
- a CDS encoding thermonuclease family protein has product MRISAPFPWFLLAGLLAALALGVGGVPGSGGAQRARLEGRVVRVVDGDTVRVRLDGRAKDEPVRLIGVDTPESVKPGSPVECFGKSAAAFTRRELDGQRVRLERDAEERDRYGRLLAYVRRDRDGWFHNAELVRQGYAQPLTIPPNVRYASRLRDLSRAARRDGRGLWSRC; this is encoded by the coding sequence ATGCGGATCAGCGCCCCCTTCCCGTGGTTCCTGCTCGCCGGGCTCCTCGCCGCCCTGGCCCTCGGGGTGGGCGGCGTCCCCGGCTCCGGCGGCGCCCAGCGCGCGCGCCTCGAGGGGCGCGTCGTCCGGGTCGTCGACGGCGACACCGTCCGCGTGCGCCTCGACGGCCGGGCGAAGGACGAGCCCGTGCGCCTCATCGGCGTCGACACGCCCGAGTCGGTCAAGCCGGGGTCCCCGGTCGAGTGCTTCGGCAAGAGCGCGGCGGCCTTCACCCGGCGCGAGCTCGACGGCCAGCGCGTGCGCCTGGAGCGCGACGCCGAGGAGCGCGACCGCTACGGCCGACTGCTGGCCTACGTCCGCCGCGACCGCGACGGCTGGTTCCACAACGCCGAGCTGGTCCGCCAGGGCTACGCGCAGCCGCTCACGATCCCGCCCAACGTCCGCTACGCGTCGCGCCTGCGCGACCTGTCGCGGGCCGCGCGGCGCGACGGCCGGGGGCTGTGGTCGCGCTGCTAG
- a CDS encoding dihydrofolate reductase family protein codes for MAQSTLLYAASMSLDGFIAGPQGDMQWLARHAARAPETGDLLAQVGALLIGRRTFFGDDPNAGTEAEGAFGGQWEGPAFVVSHDPPADAAVAHTTFLDDLPAAIAQAREAAAGRYVNVLGAEVARRCLELGELDEVAMHVVPVLLGDGTPVYGVPGGAEVALEPVDPSPVGGMLWFRVV; via the coding sequence ATGGCCCAGAGCACGCTCCTGTACGCGGCATCGATGTCCCTGGACGGCTTCATCGCCGGTCCTCAGGGCGACATGCAGTGGCTCGCGCGCCACGCCGCGCGGGCGCCGGAGACCGGGGACCTGTTGGCCCAGGTCGGGGCGCTGCTGATCGGCCGCAGGACGTTCTTCGGCGACGACCCCAACGCCGGGACCGAAGCCGAGGGCGCGTTCGGCGGGCAGTGGGAGGGACCGGCGTTCGTCGTGAGCCACGACCCGCCCGCGGACGCCGCCGTCGCCCACACCACGTTCCTCGACGACCTCCCGGCCGCGATCGCGCAGGCCCGGGAGGCGGCGGCGGGCCGCTACGTCAACGTCCTCGGCGCGGAGGTCGCCCGGCGGTGCCTGGAGCTCGGGGAGCTCGACGAGGTCGCGATGCACGTCGTGCCGGTCCTGCTCGGCGACGGCACGCCCGTGTACGGGGTGCCGGGCGGGGCGGAGGTGGCACTCGAGCCGGTGGACCCGTCGCCGGTCGGCGGGATGCTCTGGTTCCGGGTCGTCTAG
- the csrA gene encoding carbon storage regulator CsrA, whose amino-acid sequence MLVLTRKSNQSIMIGDDIEVSVLSIMGEKVRIGIQAPRDIPVFRKEVYLEIQQERGAEPGAVRAEVDTALKKLAGA is encoded by the coding sequence ATGCTGGTCCTGACGCGAAAGTCCAACCAGAGCATCATGATCGGGGACGACATCGAGGTCTCGGTGCTCTCGATCATGGGCGAGAAGGTGCGCATCGGGATCCAGGCCCCGCGGGACATCCCGGTCTTCCGCAAGGAGGTCTACCTCGAGATCCAGCAGGAGCGCGGCGCGGAGCCGGGCGCCGTGCGGGCCGAGGTGGACACCGCGCTGAAGAAGCTCGCCGGCGCGTAG
- a CDS encoding septum formation initiator family protein: MAQRSTARARDERRAPAGRPAPPRPRPRVVQGGARPGIRWDRIGRVGLLVVLVGLLYLYVGPTITYVETWREAGSRRAEVQKLKVENRKLRERRAALQDPRVLEAEARRLGMVKPGERGYIVKGLPGAPGD; encoded by the coding sequence ATGGCCCAGCGCAGCACCGCCCGCGCGCGCGACGAGCGCCGCGCCCCCGCCGGACGGCCGGCACCGCCGCGCCCTCGGCCGCGGGTCGTCCAGGGCGGCGCGCGGCCCGGCATCCGCTGGGACCGCATCGGCCGCGTCGGGCTGCTCGTCGTCCTCGTGGGCCTGCTGTACCTCTACGTCGGCCCGACGATCACCTACGTCGAGACGTGGCGCGAGGCGGGCAGCCGCCGCGCCGAGGTCCAGAAGCTCAAGGTCGAGAACCGCAAGCTGCGCGAGCGCCGGGCGGCGCTGCAGGACCCGCGCGTGCTGGAGGCCGAGGCGCGCCGGCTGGGCATGGTCAAGCCGGGCGAGCGGGGCTACATCGTCAAGGGCCTGCCGGGCGCGCCCGGCGACTGA
- the eno gene encoding phosphopyruvate hydratase, protein MSQIEKVHARQVLDSRGNPTVEVELALRSGASGRAAVPSGASTGEFEATELRDGGDAYLGKGVTRAVGNVNGEIAEAIAGRDATDQRGLDQALRDLDGTPNKSRLGANAILGVSLAAAHAAAAEEGLPLWRYLGGEAAHVLPVPMMNVLNGGAHADNSVDFQEFMVVPAGAPSFSECLRVGTEVFHALKKELSGRGMATAVGDEGGFAPNLGSNEEALQVLVAGIEKAGYRPGEDVFIALDPATSEIRKDGAYDLEHEGRKLSSEELAAYWAELCGKYPIVSIEDGMDEEDWDGWKALTDRVGEKVQLVGDDLFVTNVERLQRGIDAGVGNSILIKVNQIGTLTETLDAIDLARSAGYTAVMSHRSGETEDVTIADLAVATGCGQIKTGAPSRSDRVAKYNQLLRIEEALGGDAEFPGRSVFRA, encoded by the coding sequence TTGTCCCAGATCGAGAAGGTCCACGCCCGCCAGGTCCTCGACTCGCGCGGCAACCCCACCGTCGAGGTCGAGCTCGCGCTGCGCTCCGGCGCCAGCGGCCGGGCCGCGGTGCCCTCCGGTGCCTCCACCGGCGAGTTCGAGGCCACCGAGCTGCGCGACGGCGGCGACGCGTACCTCGGCAAGGGCGTGACCCGCGCCGTGGGCAACGTCAACGGCGAGATCGCCGAGGCGATCGCCGGACGCGACGCGACCGACCAGCGCGGCCTCGACCAGGCGCTGCGCGACCTCGACGGCACGCCGAACAAGTCGCGCCTGGGGGCGAACGCCATCCTCGGCGTCTCGCTCGCGGCGGCGCACGCAGCGGCGGCCGAGGAGGGCCTGCCGCTCTGGCGCTACCTCGGTGGCGAGGCGGCGCACGTGCTGCCCGTGCCGATGATGAACGTCCTCAACGGCGGCGCCCACGCCGACAACTCGGTCGACTTCCAGGAGTTCATGGTCGTCCCGGCCGGCGCGCCCTCGTTCAGCGAGTGCCTGCGCGTCGGCACGGAGGTCTTCCACGCGCTGAAGAAGGAGCTCAGCGGTCGCGGGATGGCGACGGCGGTCGGCGACGAGGGCGGCTTCGCCCCCAACCTCGGCTCCAACGAGGAGGCGCTGCAGGTCCTCGTCGCGGGCATCGAGAAGGCCGGCTACCGCCCGGGCGAGGACGTCTTCATCGCGCTGGACCCGGCGACGTCGGAGATCCGCAAGGACGGCGCCTACGACCTCGAGCACGAGGGGCGCAAGCTCAGCTCCGAGGAGCTCGCCGCCTACTGGGCCGAGCTGTGCGGCAAGTACCCGATCGTCTCGATCGAGGACGGCATGGACGAGGAGGACTGGGACGGCTGGAAGGCCCTCACCGACCGCGTGGGCGAGAAGGTGCAGCTCGTCGGCGACGACCTCTTCGTCACGAACGTCGAGCGCCTGCAGCGCGGCATCGACGCCGGCGTGGGCAACTCGATCCTCATCAAGGTCAACCAGATCGGGACGCTGACCGAGACGCTCGACGCGATCGACCTCGCGCGCTCGGCCGGCTACACGGCGGTCATGTCGCACCGCTCGGGCGAGACCGAGGACGTCACGATCGCCGACCTCGCGGTCGCCACCGGCTGCGGCCAGATCAAGACGGGCGCGCCCTCGCGCTCGGATCGCGTGGCGAAGTACAACCAGCTCCTGCGCATCGAGGAGGCCCTCGGCGGCGACGCCGAGTTCCCCGGGCGCAGCGTCTTCCGCGCCTAG
- the mazG gene encoding nucleoside triphosphate pyrophosphohydrolase, producing MPSDASAKALLELDALTRRLRVECPWDREQDERSIVPHTVEEAYELADAAQRGDDAKLLDELGDVLFQVHFLSLLLEERGAGSLADVAEHCRQKLIRRHPHVFSDVEVESAGEVLRNWDQIKQTEEGREPGIFGEVPENLPGPLFARKLQRRAATSGLDLDEVPYDAIEAIVDSLVASEGRREDQFRLVGDLLFACVNVARKLKVDPELALRDSSGRFRDRVLAAERLAQQAGEGWSDMTKERRLDFYAQAALNERL from the coding sequence GTGCCCTCCGACGCTTCCGCCAAGGCGCTCCTCGAGCTCGACGCGCTGACCCGCCGGTTGCGGGTCGAGTGCCCCTGGGACCGCGAGCAGGACGAGCGCTCGATCGTCCCGCACACCGTCGAGGAGGCCTACGAGCTGGCCGACGCCGCCCAGCGCGGCGACGACGCCAAGCTCCTCGACGAGCTCGGCGACGTCCTCTTCCAGGTCCACTTCCTCTCGCTGCTGCTCGAGGAGCGCGGCGCCGGCTCGCTGGCCGACGTCGCCGAGCACTGCCGCCAGAAGCTCATCCGCCGCCATCCCCACGTCTTCAGCGACGTCGAGGTCGAATCCGCGGGGGAGGTCCTGCGCAACTGGGACCAGATCAAGCAGACCGAGGAGGGCCGCGAGCCGGGCATCTTCGGCGAGGTCCCGGAGAACCTGCCCGGCCCGCTCTTCGCCCGCAAGCTCCAGCGGCGGGCCGCGACGTCGGGCCTGGACCTCGACGAGGTGCCCTACGACGCGATCGAGGCGATCGTCGACTCCCTCGTGGCCTCCGAGGGCCGGCGCGAGGACCAGTTCCGCCTCGTCGGCGACCTCCTGTTCGCCTGCGTGAACGTGGCGCGCAAGCTCAAGGTCGACCCGGAGCTCGCCCTGCGCGACTCGTCGGGTAGGTTCCGCGACCGCGTCCTCGCCGCCGAGCGCCTTGCGCAGCAGGCGGGCGAGGGCTGGTCCGACATGACGAAGGAGCGCCGGCTGGACTTCTACGCGCAGGCGGCGCTGAACGAGAGGCTGTAG
- a CDS encoding peptidyl-prolyl cis-trans isomerase, with protein MTTKLRKTAAAAAALAVSAGLAACGDSVPGNSVARVGDESIKKATFDHWMNIAAISTSGAAGTTAAKPVVPDPPNFDKCVANKTKTATKPAKGQPKPTPAQYKTQCKQEYESLRDQVMQFLLSAQWILGEAADRDVKVTDAEVKKQWDQTKQQSFPNASDFTKFLKSSGYVEEDLMYRVKLDAVSNKLREKVVKDAAKVSAADIKSYYEKNPQRFSQPERRDLRIVLTKTKERADQARAAIAGGQSFAAVAKRYSIDQASKSQGGVLLAVSKGQQEKALDEAIFSAKKGQLTGPIKTQFGFYVFQVQKITPGSKQSLKQSEATIKSLLTSERQQKSLDGFVKDFRETWKDRTNCKDGFVTQDCKNAPKTSSTATTVAPSQVPQQQAPPANGGS; from the coding sequence ATGACGACGAAGCTGCGCAAGACGGCGGCGGCTGCCGCCGCCCTCGCTGTGTCGGCAGGCCTGGCCGCCTGCGGCGACAGCGTCCCCGGCAACTCTGTCGCCCGGGTCGGCGACGAGAGCATCAAGAAGGCGACGTTCGACCACTGGATGAACATCGCCGCGATCTCGACCTCGGGCGCCGCGGGCACCACCGCCGCCAAGCCGGTCGTGCCGGACCCGCCGAACTTCGACAAGTGCGTCGCCAACAAGACCAAGACGGCGACCAAGCCCGCCAAGGGCCAGCCCAAGCCGACGCCGGCGCAGTACAAGACCCAGTGCAAGCAGGAGTACGAGAGCCTGCGCGACCAGGTCATGCAGTTCCTGCTGTCGGCCCAGTGGATCCTCGGCGAGGCCGCCGACCGCGACGTCAAGGTCACCGACGCCGAGGTCAAGAAGCAGTGGGACCAGACCAAGCAGCAGTCGTTCCCCAACGCCTCGGACTTCACGAAGTTCCTCAAGAGCTCGGGCTACGTCGAGGAGGACCTGATGTACCGCGTCAAGCTCGACGCGGTCTCCAACAAGCTGCGCGAGAAGGTCGTCAAGGACGCGGCGAAGGTCTCCGCCGCCGACATCAAGAGCTACTACGAGAAGAACCCGCAGCGCTTCTCGCAGCCCGAGCGCCGTGACCTGCGCATCGTGCTGACCAAGACCAAGGAGCGCGCCGACCAGGCCCGCGCCGCCATCGCCGGCGGCCAGTCCTTCGCCGCGGTCGCCAAGCGCTACTCGATCGACCAGGCCTCCAAGAGCCAGGGCGGCGTCCTGCTCGCCGTCTCCAAGGGCCAGCAGGAGAAGGCGCTGGACGAGGCGATCTTCTCCGCCAAGAAGGGCCAGCTCACCGGGCCGATCAAGACGCAGTTCGGCTTCTACGTCTTCCAGGTCCAGAAGATCACCCCGGGCTCGAAGCAGTCGCTCAAGCAGTCCGAGGCGACGATCAAGTCGCTGCTGACCTCCGAGCGCCAGCAGAAGTCGCTGGACGGCTTCGTGAAGGACTTCCGCGAGACGTGGAAGGACCGCACGAACTGCAAGGACGGCTTCGTCACGCAGGACTGCAAGAACGCGCCGAAGACCTCCTCGACCGCGACCACCGTCGCGCCGTCGCAGGTCCCGCAGCAGCAGGCCCCGCCGGCCAACGGCGGCTCCTAG